A single window of Metallosphaera hakonensis JCM 8857 = DSM 7519 DNA harbors:
- a CDS encoding urease subunit gamma, whose product MFLTPREQEKLLISVAAEVARRRKAKGIKLNYPEAMAIITDFVIESAREGKPMSQIIREAQELLTQDDVMEMVPSMLEVVQVEATFPDGTKLVTIRNPIQGKRFDQVLSPEGEVEVPGEEIELEVTNSGDRPIQVGSHYHFFEVNRALKFDREKAFGMRLAIPSGTSVRFEPGQTRTVRLRPMGGGRRVEGLNGLTEGSLDQNNEALRRAKERRFL is encoded by the coding sequence ATGTTCCTAACTCCAAGGGAACAGGAGAAACTCCTTATCTCTGTGGCTGCTGAAGTTGCCAGAAGAAGGAAGGCCAAGGGAATTAAGCTAAATTATCCTGAGGCAATGGCTATCATTACCGACTTCGTAATTGAAAGCGCTAGGGAGGGAAAGCCGATGTCTCAGATCATTAGGGAGGCTCAGGAACTTCTAACTCAAGATGATGTAATGGAAATGGTACCTTCCATGCTTGAGGTAGTGCAGGTTGAGGCAACCTTTCCCGACGGAACCAAACTCGTCACAATTAGGAACCCAATACAGGGAAAGAGATTCGATCAGGTCCTGTCCCCTGAGGGTGAGGTAGAGGTTCCAGGGGAGGAAATCGAACTCGAGGTAACAAACTCGGGGGATAGGCCCATCCAAGTGGGTTCTCATTACCACTTCTTCGAAGTCAATAGAGCCCTTAAGTTCGATAGGGAGAAGGCCTTTGGAATGAGGCTGGCGATTCCATCAGGAACATCAGTTAGGTTCGAACCCGGTCAGACTAGGACAGTGAGATTGAGGCCCATGGGCGGTGGGAGAAGAGTTGAGGGACTAAACGGGTTAACCGAGGGATCCCTCGACCAAAACAACGAGGCCTTAAGGAGAGCTAAGGAGCGTAGATTCTTATGA
- a CDS encoding urease accessory protein UreF, giving the protein MTSQIIRSFQLFDSSLPLGGFNYSYGVEEAYYQGYDIKSFIRSIFKNVIERGDIPLARMAFRDPYDANKLALASKLTREIRDATVNMGRSLAMLGICKDEFVERVRKGEKGAYPIVVARCCVSLGIEEEICLSGLAYSELAQMVFSAVRLGALDFQEGQRFLFEVSGEVSLSESFEPFSPVLDVLSIKHETREPKVFMS; this is encoded by the coding sequence TTGACTTCACAGATCATTAGGTCTTTCCAACTCTTTGACAGTTCTCTTCCGCTCGGCGGATTCAATTACTCCTACGGTGTTGAGGAAGCCTACTATCAAGGTTATGACATCAAGAGTTTCATTAGGTCTATCTTCAAGAACGTAATTGAGAGAGGAGATATACCCTTGGCGAGAATGGCCTTCAGAGATCCCTATGATGCGAATAAGCTCGCTCTTGCCTCAAAGCTAACAAGGGAGATTAGAGATGCCACAGTAAACATGGGTAGGTCCCTTGCAATGTTGGGTATATGTAAGGACGAATTCGTAGAGAGAGTGAGAAAAGGAGAGAAAGGGGCATATCCCATTGTGGTCGCAAGGTGTTGTGTATCCCTTGGAATTGAGGAAGAGATTTGCCTCTCTGGACTAGCGTACTCTGAGCTCGCTCAGATGGTGTTCTCTGCCGTGAGATTGGGAGCACTAGATTTTCAGGAGGGTCAAAGATTCCTGTTCGAAGTAAGTGGAGAGGTGTCCTTATCTGAAAGTTTTGAGCCGTTCTCTCCAGTGCTAGATGTTCTTTCCATTAAACATGAAACGAGGGAACCGAAGGTGTTCATGTCATGA
- a CDS encoding TIGR00266 family protein, with protein sequence MPQYQILGDDLQYLKVQLNPGEQFYADAGHMIMKNASVNMQTRMRGGLLAGIKRALTGGSFFVTEFYGPGEVVLSGIFPGKIVPIQMQGGSILAEAHSFLGAETSVEYDSKMARLTAGWLGGEGLFLARFRGLGHLFLHAYGGLMTKDLAPGETIQVEASHLMAFQEGMNYSVQMVGGLRSVFFAHEGLFFVTITGPGRVWLHTLTAEQLASALIPYLPTGQQGGIGFNI encoded by the coding sequence ATGCCTCAGTATCAAATCTTGGGGGATGACCTCCAATACTTGAAGGTTCAGTTAAATCCAGGAGAGCAATTTTACGCCGACGCCGGTCACATGATTATGAAGAACGCCTCAGTGAACATGCAGACCAGAATGAGGGGAGGACTTCTCGCGGGAATAAAGAGGGCCTTAACTGGGGGATCGTTTTTTGTAACTGAGTTTTACGGACCTGGAGAGGTTGTCCTCTCGGGGATATTCCCTGGGAAAATTGTTCCGATCCAGATGCAGGGAGGATCAATCTTGGCTGAGGCTCACTCCTTTCTTGGGGCTGAAACCTCAGTTGAGTACGACTCGAAAATGGCTAGGCTAACTGCAGGCTGGTTAGGTGGAGAGGGACTGTTTCTGGCCAGGTTCAGAGGTTTGGGACACCTATTCCTTCATGCTTATGGAGGACTAATGACTAAGGACTTAGCCCCAGGGGAGACCATTCAGGTGGAGGCGTCCCATCTCATGGCCTTCCAAGAGGGAATGAACTACTCTGTGCAAATGGTGGGAGGACTCAGATCGGTCTTCTTTGCACACGAGGGTCTGTTCTTCGTAACCATCACGGGACCTGGAAGAGTTTGGCTCCATACCTTGACTGCGGAACAGCTAGCCAGTGCCCTTATTCCCTACCTCCCCACAGGCCAGCAGGGTGGAATAGGGTTCAACATCTAA
- a CDS encoding PLP-dependent aminotransferase family protein, which yields MFEKELILERAILYMLINLGGGLPDPKTFPWEEVGRIVDALLRDRADQALQYADVEGLEEVRREISRFIYRRGVSINPDQILITGGAKEAIFLISELFSQNTVASEEPTFQGFIGTMSFRGLRAYPIPWDERGPMTEVLERKLKALKMWADPIKYFYVVPVHNPTGRVMSMERRKHLMELATDFDFQVIEDDIYGFFTYDSPPELSLKSMDKEGRVFYISSFSKIISPGLRIGFIAYEGREIEKLASIKGEINHQVSTLDQLIVGEMLGRGIVDSIIENSRLLYKKKRNITVDSIEEYFPSTTGCTYPEGGFFALCRGEGLNSSSLAVEAMRRGVRILPGEKFFFSAESGKNSFRLSFSYPTEEELVEGIKVLGSLLKEVK from the coding sequence ATGTTTGAAAAAGAACTTATATTAGAAAGAGCAATATTATATATGCTAATAAACCTAGGTGGAGGATTACCCGATCCCAAGACCTTTCCCTGGGAGGAAGTGGGAAGAATTGTTGATGCACTTCTTAGGGATAGAGCGGATCAGGCTTTACAATACGCTGATGTGGAGGGACTGGAAGAGGTTAGAAGGGAGATCTCGCGGTTCATTTACAGGAGAGGCGTTTCGATTAACCCTGATCAGATCTTGATCACTGGAGGCGCCAAGGAAGCCATATTCTTAATCTCAGAGCTCTTCTCTCAGAACACGGTAGCGTCGGAGGAGCCAACGTTTCAAGGCTTTATTGGGACGATGTCGTTTAGAGGATTGAGGGCCTACCCTATTCCATGGGACGAAAGGGGACCAATGACAGAAGTCTTAGAGAGAAAGTTGAAGGCGCTGAAGATGTGGGCCGACCCCATTAAGTATTTCTATGTGGTACCCGTCCATAACCCAACAGGGCGAGTTATGAGTATGGAGAGAAGGAAGCACCTTATGGAACTGGCAACCGACTTTGACTTCCAAGTAATTGAGGATGACATTTACGGGTTCTTTACCTATGACTCTCCCCCCGAGCTTTCTTTAAAGTCAATGGATAAGGAGGGGAGAGTATTCTACATTTCTAGCTTTAGCAAAATCATCTCTCCAGGGCTAAGGATTGGATTCATAGCCTATGAGGGAAGAGAGATTGAGAAGTTGGCTTCGATTAAGGGAGAGATAAATCATCAGGTCTCAACGCTAGACCAACTGATTGTGGGAGAAATGTTGGGACGAGGAATAGTGGATTCCATTATAGAGAACTCTAGGTTACTCTACAAGAAGAAGAGGAATATAACGGTGGATAGCATTGAGGAGTACTTTCCATCAACTACTGGTTGCACTTATCCGGAAGGAGGGTTCTTCGCCCTATGTCGTGGTGAGGGATTAAACTCTTCCTCTTTAGCAGTTGAAGCCATGAGGAGGGGAGTGAGGATATTACCAGGAGAGAAGTTCTTCTTCTCAGCGGAGTCCGGGAAAAACTCCTTCAGGTTAAGTTTCAGTTATCCCACAGAAGAGGAACTAGTGGAGGGAATCAAAGTTTTGGGATCTCTACTTAAGGAGGTTAAGTAG
- a CDS encoding cation diffusion facilitator family transporter — protein sequence MRSLFAFWGVAGVLFLLSFLGRSATLGSEAIHATLDALVVTMTWRASRLLERRDNNYTYGMHRLEVMYSLLNVMTVILGVVVGVVVSLFFLAFRIVDDPVILIIASGVALVLSLISSTDKGDELHRGISLHAILDSVSYAIGLMVGISILAFKLPILDPLGSMLVLGIILVTSLPNVKENVYTLMERSPIDVSEIESYLRPRFGPVHHVHVWSVCPHMRVATLHVTESPNVTLRDMDMKRGEIEKALREKFSITHVTVQFESASEEEKRTNDKFS from the coding sequence GTGAGGAGCCTATTTGCCTTCTGGGGAGTGGCCGGGGTCCTATTCCTTCTGTCCTTCCTGGGAAGGAGTGCCACACTAGGATCGGAGGCCATACACGCGACCCTAGACGCCCTGGTAGTTACCATGACCTGGAGAGCCTCCAGACTCCTGGAAAGAAGGGATAACAATTACACCTACGGGATGCACAGACTTGAGGTAATGTATTCCCTACTCAACGTGATGACGGTGATTTTGGGGGTGGTAGTGGGTGTTGTGGTCTCCCTGTTCTTCCTGGCTTTCCGTATCGTGGATGACCCGGTGATCTTGATCATTGCCTCAGGGGTAGCTCTGGTTCTCTCCTTGATCTCCTCCACGGACAAGGGGGATGAACTGCATAGGGGGATCTCCCTACACGCCATTTTAGATTCTGTCTCATATGCCATTGGGTTGATGGTCGGGATCTCCATATTAGCGTTCAAATTACCCATCCTTGACCCCCTGGGTTCCATGCTAGTGCTGGGCATAATACTTGTAACTAGTTTACCCAACGTAAAGGAGAACGTGTACACATTGATGGAGAGGTCTCCCATCGATGTGTCCGAGATAGAGTCCTACCTGAGACCACGATTTGGTCCCGTTCATCACGTTCACGTCTGGAGCGTTTGTCCTCACATGAGAGTAGCTACCCTTCACGTGACGGAGAGTCCCAATGTTACCTTGAGAGATATGGATATGAAGAGGGGGGAAATAGAGAAGGCGTTAAGGGAGAAATTCTCAATCACCCACGTAACTGTGCAGTTTGAGTCGGCAAGTGAGGAGGAAAAGAGAACCAATGATAAATTCAGTTAA
- a CDS encoding sulfurtransferase TusA family protein — MEDKLRNARPDQVLDLRGESCPEPQIEIVKKLNSMNQGEVLEVITDEEPMDVTIPAICKGRGYPCVSVREGTTFRIKILKAK; from the coding sequence ATGGAGGACAAGTTAAGAAACGCAAGGCCTGATCAAGTCCTAGATCTCAGGGGAGAATCTTGCCCCGAACCTCAGATAGAGATTGTGAAGAAATTGAACTCCATGAATCAAGGGGAAGTCCTTGAAGTCATAACGGATGAAGAGCCTATGGACGTGACCATACCGGCGATCTGTAAGGGTAGAGGTTACCCGTGTGTGTCTGTGAGGGAAGGGACGACTTTCAGAATCAAAATACTAAAGGCTAAGTGA
- a CDS encoding MFS transporter encodes MNRNVILLVLVLGTLMAAVDGTIVLLALPEIAQSLHSDLFTSIWVLLAYLLVTAVMSTQAGRIGDIHGRAKIFNVGFVVFTVASALCGVSNSIYLLIAFRLIQGIGGAMMSANSGAIVADHFPPNMMGRAYGFTTLGWNIGALLGIVLGGVLTTFLGWPYIFYINVPIGIVAVILGVKYVQDVNKVKRALDIPGAVILGVALVLISYSSIDMASVGLSLTMSALLTIGIVLLGVFLLNESRASSPILDLKAFKYRLLAYALTANFLQGVGGLAITFLLIMYLQGVRGLTPLNASLILLPGYVVASFLAPYMGRLSDRYGSRWLSTLGIAVITVSVALYYFLLTPTTPYYLILIISGVNGIGSGMFWPSNNSAIMSSAPKGYFGSVSGLSRTLGGIGTILSYVLTLSVAAASIPKAVAFEIFLGTTKLDGGLSSIFVTGLHYAFLISAGVLIVATLFSFMRGKEIRTGS; translated from the coding sequence ATGAATAGAAACGTTATTCTGCTAGTACTTGTACTCGGAACTTTAATGGCGGCCGTTGACGGCACCATAGTCCTTCTCGCTTTGCCTGAAATAGCCCAGAGCCTCCACTCCGACCTCTTTACGTCAATCTGGGTTTTACTTGCATATCTCCTGGTTACTGCAGTGATGTCTACACAGGCCGGAAGGATAGGAGATATCCACGGGAGAGCCAAAATTTTCAACGTAGGGTTCGTAGTCTTCACAGTGGCGTCTGCTCTTTGCGGAGTATCAAACTCGATCTATCTCCTCATAGCATTCAGATTGATTCAAGGAATCGGCGGGGCCATGATGTCAGCCAATAGCGGTGCCATAGTGGCTGACCACTTCCCTCCCAACATGATGGGGAGAGCCTATGGCTTCACAACCCTGGGTTGGAACATAGGTGCACTTCTGGGGATCGTGTTAGGTGGAGTTTTAACCACGTTCCTGGGTTGGCCATATATCTTCTACATTAACGTTCCCATTGGGATCGTCGCAGTCATCTTGGGAGTCAAATACGTTCAGGACGTCAACAAGGTAAAGAGAGCGCTGGACATTCCAGGTGCAGTTATCTTGGGAGTAGCTCTGGTCCTAATCTCCTATTCATCCATTGATATGGCCAGCGTCGGCCTATCCTTAACCATGAGCGCGCTTTTAACCATAGGTATAGTGTTGTTAGGGGTATTCCTTCTCAACGAGAGCAGAGCAAGTAGTCCCATTCTGGACTTGAAGGCCTTCAAATATAGGCTTTTAGCCTATGCGCTAACCGCCAACTTCCTTCAGGGTGTTGGTGGGTTAGCCATAACCTTCCTGTTAATTATGTATCTCCAAGGAGTTAGGGGATTGACTCCCTTGAATGCGTCACTAATCCTCTTACCTGGATACGTAGTGGCCAGTTTCCTGGCTCCCTACATGGGAAGACTTAGCGATAGATACGGATCTAGATGGCTATCAACCCTTGGGATAGCAGTGATCACGGTTTCAGTGGCTCTTTACTATTTCTTGCTTACTCCCACTACTCCCTACTATTTAATCTTGATAATTTCAGGGGTAAATGGGATCGGCTCTGGAATGTTCTGGCCATCCAATAACAGCGCCATCATGTCCAGCGCTCCCAAGGGATACTTCGGTTCGGTCTCAGGACTCTCCAGAACCTTGGGAGGTATAGGAACAATACTCAGCTACGTCCTCACGTTGTCCGTTGCTGCGGCGTCAATACCCAAGGCAGTGGCCTTCGAGATATTTCTGGGGACCACCAAGTTGGACGGCGGTCTTTCCTCAATTTTCGTGACTGGGCTCCATTATGCATTCCTGATCTCAGCCGGCGTTCTGATTGTCGCCACCCTGTTCTCCTTCATGAGGGGAAAGGAGATTAGGACTGGAAGTTGA
- the ureC gene encoding urease subunit alpha yields MKIERSRYTELYGPTVGDRVRLGDTNLYITVENDLIRKGEELVFGAGKSARDGLGLLPNAREEEAMDLIITNALILDPLLGVMKADIGIKDGVVVGIGHGGNPFTMDGVDFVLGSSTEIISGEGLIATPGFIDTHIHWIAPQQVFDALSAGFTTLIGGGTGPAEGTKATTVTPGSWNLKVVFAELDMYPVNFGITAKASSSRIGMEGVLGQGACGFKIHEDWGAMPRVIDETLTLADEEDVQVTIHTDTSNESGFLEDTLDAIAGRTIHAYHVEGAGGGHAPNIIKIAGEPNVLPSSTNPTKPFTVHTYEEHLEMLMAVHHLNPKVPEDVSYAESRIRAETMAAEDYLHDLGAISMMSSDSQAMGRVGETGIRTFQLAHKMKELNLIPLSDNERALRYLAKITINPAITHGISDYVGSISKGKLADIVLWDPRFFPVKPYMVIKGGSIAWALMGETNASIAYSQPITYKPMFGFSYPPLSLLFSSQEGVGNAGKAVRRRAVAVKNTRNITKQHMKLNYAVPKIEVDPDKYEVKVNGVVPKVPPSRELPLTQLYFMF; encoded by the coding sequence ATGAAAATTGAAAGAAGCAGATACACTGAGTTATATGGACCAACCGTGGGGGATAGGGTGAGGCTAGGGGACACTAATCTCTACATCACCGTGGAGAATGACCTGATTAGGAAGGGAGAGGAACTGGTGTTCGGGGCTGGTAAATCTGCTAGGGATGGACTAGGGCTCTTACCCAATGCGAGGGAAGAGGAGGCAATGGACTTGATCATTACAAACGCGTTAATATTGGATCCGTTATTGGGGGTCATGAAGGCAGACATTGGGATTAAGGACGGAGTAGTCGTGGGAATTGGACACGGAGGTAATCCCTTCACTATGGACGGAGTAGATTTCGTGCTAGGTTCTTCAACTGAAATAATTTCAGGCGAGGGATTAATAGCAACTCCTGGTTTTATTGACACCCACATACACTGGATTGCTCCGCAACAGGTATTCGATGCCTTGTCAGCGGGTTTCACCACGTTAATCGGGGGAGGGACTGGACCGGCCGAGGGAACGAAGGCAACCACAGTTACCCCAGGCTCATGGAATTTGAAGGTAGTATTCGCTGAACTTGATATGTACCCAGTTAACTTCGGGATCACTGCCAAGGCTTCCTCATCTAGAATAGGAATGGAGGGAGTTTTAGGACAGGGAGCTTGCGGTTTCAAAATACATGAAGATTGGGGGGCCATGCCTAGAGTAATTGATGAAACCCTAACCTTAGCCGATGAGGAAGACGTTCAGGTCACCATTCACACTGACACCTCCAATGAGAGCGGTTTCCTTGAGGACACTCTAGACGCAATTGCCGGGAGAACCATACATGCATATCACGTTGAAGGTGCAGGGGGAGGTCATGCACCAAACATTATCAAAATTGCCGGAGAACCCAACGTTCTGCCTTCTTCCACTAATCCAACAAAACCCTTTACTGTACATACCTACGAGGAACATCTAGAAATGCTTATGGCTGTACATCACCTCAACCCAAAAGTTCCTGAGGATGTGTCCTACGCCGAATCTAGAATCAGGGCAGAGACCATGGCCGCTGAGGACTACCTTCACGACCTGGGAGCCATAAGTATGATGTCCTCGGATTCCCAAGCAATGGGAAGAGTGGGAGAGACTGGAATTAGAACGTTTCAACTTGCCCACAAGATGAAGGAATTGAACCTGATACCTCTGAGCGATAACGAGAGAGCCTTGAGATACCTGGCCAAGATAACCATCAACCCAGCCATAACACATGGAATCTCCGATTACGTTGGCTCCATATCCAAGGGAAAGTTGGCAGACATTGTCCTCTGGGACCCCAGGTTCTTCCCTGTAAAACCCTACATGGTAATCAAGGGAGGAAGTATTGCGTGGGCTCTCATGGGAGAGACCAACGCCTCCATTGCTTACTCTCAACCCATAACGTACAAGCCCATGTTCGGATTTAGTTATCCTCCTCTATCCCTTCTGTTCTCATCCCAGGAAGGAGTTGGGAACGCTGGAAAGGCAGTAAGAAGGAGAGCAGTTGCGGTAAAGAACACCAGGAATATAACTAAGCAACACATGAAACTTAACTACGCCGTTCCCAAAATTGAAGTCGACCCAGATAAATACGAGGTTAAAGTTAATGGAGTTGTTCCTAAAGTTCCTCCATCTCGCGAGTTGCCCTTAACTCAGCTGTACTTCATGTTCTAG
- a CDS encoding DUF973 family protein has product MSSNQSEIEALSKLKSSAFMGILGAIVQAVYIITYFSFLFSQLSSTVVPGSNFLLPRSYLIVPSVVVEVIAGVFSLLIFYFARSGFVILRGLKVSGNEGVTGSTILLIFSVIDTLIIVPVFLLLDAVPRPPGVVTANSVQGNFLLPLLLIGLPLLVFAVVGFIGLILLIIGEYRLGSRYQDNYIKIGSILQIIPFLNLIGYFLLYIGFSNAINKSRSGFSPQVQSSMPSQPPAYQIGFGSLTDAGVGKVNLYSGQILAVTSAVLYLPSGQVKAQRVTPGNLAVGENTLDLDFGPLQGLVKGSYYVDMTLSDGSVLRIYLVY; this is encoded by the coding sequence GTGAGCTCAAATCAAAGTGAAATAGAGGCATTGTCGAAGCTTAAGAGTTCGGCCTTCATGGGTATTCTAGGGGCCATAGTACAGGCAGTTTACATTATAACCTATTTTTCCTTCCTCTTCTCCCAACTCTCATCCACAGTAGTTCCAGGTTCCAATTTCTTATTGCCCAGAAGCTATCTAATAGTTCCCTCAGTAGTAGTGGAAGTCATTGCAGGCGTTTTCAGTCTACTAATATTCTATTTCGCAAGATCGGGTTTCGTGATCCTAAGAGGGCTTAAAGTTTCGGGGAATGAGGGAGTCACCGGATCCACAATTCTCTTAATCTTTTCCGTCATTGATACTCTGATTATCGTCCCCGTGTTCCTGTTATTGGACGCAGTTCCTCGTCCCCCGGGAGTTGTAACTGCGAACAGCGTTCAGGGGAATTTCCTTTTGCCTCTCCTCTTAATAGGTCTACCTCTCCTGGTTTTCGCTGTAGTTGGTTTCATAGGCTTAATCCTACTAATAATAGGAGAGTATAGGCTGGGGAGCAGATATCAGGACAATTACATAAAGATAGGTTCCATACTTCAAATAATACCTTTCCTTAACTTAATTGGCTACTTCCTACTTTACATAGGGTTCTCCAACGCCATCAATAAGTCAAGATCTGGCTTCAGTCCCCAAGTTCAGTCATCTATGCCTTCTCAACCCCCAGCTTACCAGATTGGGTTTGGATCCCTTACTGATGCGGGCGTGGGAAAGGTAAACCTATATTCAGGGCAAATCCTCGCAGTTACTTCCGCCGTGCTATATTTGCCCAGCGGTCAGGTGAAGGCGCAGAGGGTTACTCCCGGGAACCTGGCTGTTGGCGAGAATACCCTGGATCTGGATTTCGGTCCGCTACAGGGACTAGTGAAGGGTAGCTACTATGTGGATATGACTCTCAGTGACGGATCTGTCCTCCGAATTTACTTGGTGTATTAA
- a CDS encoding cupin domain-containing protein, producing MDFHVSRIVAVPKSEVLIKGSKGAFIQWLVTKDHGAHYAVRKFSLEPGGSIGMHTHKYQETVIITKGKCSVCVNNQVYELEEGDFIFINGGVKHGFKNKDEALEFFCIIDYPDDMTIVPVDEKCP from the coding sequence ATGGATTTTCACGTTTCTAGGATAGTCGCAGTTCCCAAATCCGAGGTCCTGATAAAGGGATCCAAGGGAGCTTTCATCCAGTGGCTAGTTACCAAAGATCATGGAGCCCATTACGCTGTAAGGAAGTTCTCCCTGGAACCTGGGGGATCCATTGGCATGCACACGCACAAGTATCAGGAGACCGTGATTATAACCAAGGGTAAATGTTCCGTCTGCGTGAACAACCAGGTATACGAACTTGAGGAGGGTGATTTCATTTTCATTAATGGAGGGGTAAAACACGGCTTCAAGAATAAGGACGAAGCCCTTGAATTCTTCTGTATCATTGACTATCCCGACGATATGACAATAGTTCCCGTGGACGAGAAGTGTCCATGA